The proteins below are encoded in one region of Candidatus Latescibacter sp.:
- a CDS encoding SEC-C metal-binding domain-containing protein, with the protein MMADVKSHAFTVEHDGLARILKTPVHIASPLSGNPRPVNLNDCGAHQYTAIWDTGATGSVITQKVANECGLKPIGMTRAYTANGPKDCSVYLVSIFLPNKVVAPVVSVTEGILSDDEDVLIGMDIISQGDFAITNLNGKTLFSFRMPSLSTIDFVEKKPLRQITKVGRNDLCPCGSGKKYKKCHGK; encoded by the coding sequence ATGATGGCAGATGTAAAATCGCACGCTTTCACTGTCGAACATGATGGCCTTGCTCGTATTCTGAAGACACCAGTTCATATTGCCTCTCCGCTTAGTGGTAATCCTCGCCCTGTGAATTTGAATGATTGCGGGGCACATCAATATACTGCAATATGGGATACCGGCGCCACCGGTTCTGTTATTACTCAAAAGGTGGCAAACGAATGTGGTCTTAAACCAATAGGAATGACCAGAGCCTATACTGCAAATGGCCCTAAAGATTGTTCAGTATATCTTGTCAGTATTTTTCTTCCGAACAAGGTAGTTGCACCAGTTGTCAGCGTCACTGAGGGTATCCTGAGTGATGATGAAGATGTATTAATAGGAATGGATATAATATCACAAGGCGATTTTGCAATAACTAATTTGAATGGGAAGACTTTATTTTCTTTTCGAATGCCGTCTTTAAGCACAATAGACTTTGTAGAGAAGAAACCTCTCCGCCAAATTACCAAGGTCGGGAGAAATGATCTATGCCCTTGCGGAAGCGGGAAGAAATACAAGAAATGCCATGGAAAATAA
- a CDS encoding DUF2723 domain-containing protein, with product MDFRLSLHKAAAVFVFLSMLVVYLLTVSPTVSFWDSGEFITTSAIMGIPHPPGSPLMSLVGRVMSIIPFPDLRTMKIGGKAYGVNLINVFSGAFSAMLMYLITANLIARMAPFTGRLPRDLIIIFSALAAAFTAGFSHQFWVNSVEIETYMPSLLLSLLAVFLTLGWSERKDRPGAVRYLFLAAYLVGLGNGVHLTTLLAAPAIMLIVITSKPEWFANWRFWTAAGAVVVCLMAVKIAAGRPILYLLMALLALAGPFIAWRITAPFLFGHPSPVPGAGIIPPAPLIKGGKNTHRGTQRLWHILPLIRGDGEARGDFGKGPRDRGLYVMLLCLSFFVIGYSVYPTVMVRAAKKPAINEGNPNTWERYRSYLEREQYAQGNMYLGMFTRNADPGYQFNFMYVRYLLQQFPKWGPSIPVTFTNHLSADYPGRDVPVEEKAFVPIAIWLLILFGIAFHSRRDVKNFSALWLYFLLTSAGLVLYLNMQNPQARERDYFFLGSYMMVMIWLGIGIFGILHWVQERLEHGRLRRFAVPSLVILVLGIGTLVPAAALSNHLDPAWSNYKLHDRSWNWIPKDYAVNILQTCAKNAILFTSGDNDTYPLWYAREVEGIRRDVRVVNLSLLNAPWYIKQLRDEDEKIPITFTDDYIDNSLAGNTLQSQQTRLWDPEPKEVTLAGMTWNMPPDAVGALPDGKKAGILSVSSIMVAHIIKTVNWSRPIYFAVSVNPDLMIGLGEHMSMEGMVFRLVKERALDNEYLVNAPVVEKNLFSLYSFRGIADPGLYKPEDTRKLLHNYFIAFARLSEQYSKDGRNEDAIRVARESFRICAPDSEIRMLLYTILRDRGIMDEFNRMIDEEVKHLPLDNAQESVAAGINFIKFSLPEAAVPILKAVTGRYRNDPDSWRAYTAALFQAGMYKEALDAAGNILRISPGDSQALETRQVIEQKMKSEKN from the coding sequence TTGGACTTTAGACTTTCTTTGCACAAAGCGGCGGCAGTCTTCGTTTTTCTTTCGATGCTGGTCGTCTATCTTTTGACCGTATCGCCGACCGTCTCTTTCTGGGACTCCGGAGAGTTCATCACAACCTCTGCGATCATGGGCATTCCCCATCCGCCGGGGTCGCCGCTCATGTCGCTCGTCGGGCGGGTCATGTCGATTATTCCTTTCCCTGACCTGCGTACAATGAAAATCGGGGGGAAGGCCTACGGCGTGAACCTCATCAATGTTTTCTCAGGCGCTTTTTCCGCCATGCTGATGTATCTCATCACGGCGAACCTGATTGCCCGTATGGCTCCGTTCACCGGAAGGCTTCCTCGTGACCTCATCATCATATTCAGCGCCCTTGCTGCGGCGTTTACCGCCGGATTTTCCCATCAGTTCTGGGTTAATTCGGTGGAAATTGAAACGTACATGCCGAGTCTTTTGCTTTCACTCCTGGCGGTCTTTTTGACTCTGGGGTGGAGCGAGAGAAAAGACCGTCCAGGAGCGGTTCGTTACCTTTTCCTGGCGGCATACCTGGTGGGTCTTGGCAACGGGGTACACCTCACCACGCTCCTCGCGGCGCCAGCCATAATGTTGATCGTCATTACATCAAAGCCGGAATGGTTTGCGAACTGGCGGTTCTGGACAGCGGCGGGAGCGGTGGTTGTCTGTCTCATGGCAGTCAAGATCGCGGCGGGTAGGCCGATACTATACCTGCTCATGGCGCTCCTTGCGCTTGCAGGACCGTTCATCGCCTGGCGGATTACAGCCCCCTTCCTGTTCGGACATCCTTCCCCCGTTCCGGGGGCAGGAATAATCCCCCCTGCCCCCCTTATTAAGGGGGGAAAAAACACTCATAGAGGCACACAACGCTTGTGGCATATTCTCCCCTTAATAAGGGGAGATGGCGAAGCCAGAGGGGATTTTGGAAAGGGACCGAGGGATAGGGGGCTTTACGTGATGCTCCTCTGTCTTTCCTTCTTTGTCATCGGCTATTCTGTCTACCCGACAGTGATGGTGAGAGCCGCAAAGAAACCCGCGATCAACGAAGGAAACCCAAACACCTGGGAACGTTACCGTTCCTACCTTGAGCGCGAGCAGTACGCCCAGGGAAACATGTACCTCGGGATGTTCACCCGCAACGCCGACCCCGGATACCAGTTCAATTTCATGTACGTCCGCTATCTCCTCCAGCAATTCCCGAAGTGGGGGCCTTCCATCCCGGTCACTTTCACCAACCACCTTTCGGCGGATTATCCGGGCCGGGACGTTCCGGTGGAAGAAAAGGCGTTTGTACCGATAGCGATCTGGCTCCTCATTCTGTTCGGTATCGCGTTCCATTCACGGAGGGATGTGAAAAATTTCAGCGCCCTTTGGCTCTATTTCCTCCTGACCTCGGCCGGACTCGTACTCTACCTCAACATGCAGAATCCACAAGCCCGTGAGCGCGACTACTTTTTCCTGGGATCATATATGATGGTCATGATCTGGCTCGGCATCGGGATATTCGGCATACTGCATTGGGTGCAGGAGCGGCTGGAACATGGAAGGTTAAGGCGGTTTGCCGTACCTTCGCTGGTAATCCTTGTCCTGGGGATTGGCACTCTCGTTCCTGCGGCGGCGCTGTCCAACCACCTGGATCCCGCCTGGTCGAACTATAAACTCCATGACCGTTCCTGGAACTGGATTCCAAAGGACTATGCGGTCAACATCCTCCAGACCTGCGCTAAGAATGCCATCCTGTTCACCAGCGGTGACAACGATACCTATCCGCTCTGGTATGCCCGTGAGGTGGAAGGAATCCGCCGCGATGTACGGGTGGTGAATCTCAGCCTGCTCAACGCTCCCTGGTATATCAAACAGCTCCGTGATGAGGATGAGAAGATTCCCATCACATTCACAGATGATTACATCGATAACAGCCTTGCCGGAAACACCCTGCAATCCCAGCAGACCAGGCTCTGGGACCCCGAGCCGAAAGAGGTGACCCTGGCGGGAATGACCTGGAACATGCCTCCCGATGCGGTAGGCGCCCTGCCCGACGGCAAGAAAGCAGGGATCCTCTCCGTATCGAGCATCATGGTAGCGCACATCATCAAAACGGTGAACTGGAGCCGCCCCATCTATTTCGCGGTATCTGTTAATCCTGATCTCATGATCGGCCTTGGCGAGCACATGTCGATGGAGGGCATGGTGTTTCGGTTGGTGAAAGAGCGGGCTCTCGACAACGAATACTTGGTCAACGCCCCCGTTGTGGAGAAGAATCTATTCTCACTGTACTCCTTCCGTGGTATTGCCGACCCAGGCCTCTACAAGCCGGAGGATACCCGTAAGCTTCTTCACAATTATTTTATCGCGTTCGCCCGTCTGAGCGAACAGTATTCAAAGGACGGCCGTAATGAAGACGCAATACGGGTGGCGCGGGAATCATTCCGCATCTGCGCTCCCGATTCCGAGATACGGATGCTTCTCTACACGATACTCCGCGACCGTGGCATTATGGATGAATTCAACCGGATGATCGATGAAGAGGTGAAACATCTTCCGCTTGACAACGCACAGGAATCGGTAGCGGCCGGAATTAATTTTATTAAATTCTCCCTGCCTGAAGCGGCGGTGCCTATCCTGAAAGCGGTTACGGGCCGTTATCGGAACGATCCGGATTCCTGGAGAGCATACACTGCGGCGCTGTTCCAGGCCGGAATGTACAAAGAGGCGCTTGACGCCGCCGGGAATATTCTCCGGATATCGCCCGGCGACAGCCAGGCGCTGGAAACCCGTCAGGTGATCGAACAAAAAATGAAGTCTGAAAAAAATTAA
- a CDS encoding lysylphosphatidylglycerol synthase transmembrane domain-containing protein — translation MFQNLLRIFTSKPARGAVSAGLLIFILYKFGAGQILNNILSADPIFFASAVLVFIVSGIAGAKQWGILLGFHGIHLGFRGTVSRYFMGLFFNYVLPGVIGGDIIRVYQAAKASGKTTSAFSSTLADRVMGLLILVLFSLCGFLFLPSGPSMEALPVAVFMFLLLCGFIGLFALKPAGRIMSRAFGRFLPGEIRLKLSAVYHEMHQLTRAPSILLAILGTSIFIQLTRIGVHFLCGRAVGIELGFMYFALFVPLMEITASIPISLGGVGVREMMAVILFSTVGVSQATVVSYTFLAYSSGFIGALPGSVAFMMSIKRGKKDPPGA, via the coding sequence ATGTTCCAAAATCTCCTGAGAATTTTTACATCGAAGCCAGCAAGAGGGGCCGTCTCTGCCGGGCTTCTTATCTTTATTCTCTACAAATTCGGCGCCGGTCAAATTCTGAACAACATTCTATCGGCGGACCCGATTTTCTTTGCTTCCGCTGTTCTGGTTTTCATCGTGAGCGGAATCGCCGGAGCGAAACAGTGGGGAATTCTCCTGGGATTTCACGGAATTCACCTTGGATTTCGCGGCACAGTCAGCCGATATTTCATGGGCCTTTTTTTTAACTATGTCCTGCCGGGAGTTATCGGCGGCGATATCATCCGGGTATACCAGGCGGCCAAAGCCTCGGGGAAAACCACTTCGGCTTTTTCGTCCACCCTGGCCGACCGTGTGATGGGTCTTTTGATCCTGGTGCTTTTCAGCCTGTGCGGATTCCTGTTTCTGCCAAGCGGCCCTTCCATGGAAGCCCTGCCGGTCGCGGTTTTCATGTTCCTGCTCCTGTGCGGGTTTATCGGGCTGTTCGCACTGAAACCGGCGGGCAGGATCATGAGCCGGGCGTTTGGACGGTTCCTTCCCGGGGAAATTCGACTGAAGCTCTCCGCAGTTTATCACGAGATGCACCAACTGACCCGTGCGCCTTCAATCCTTCTCGCTATTTTGGGAACTTCGATATTCATTCAGCTCACCCGGATCGGGGTGCATTTCCTCTGCGGGCGAGCGGTAGGAATCGAACTGGGATTCATGTATTTCGCGCTCTTTGTTCCGCTTATGGAAATAACCGCCAGCATTCCCATATCATTGGGCGGGGTGGGAGTGCGGGAGATGATGGCCGTGATTCTTTTCTCCACAGTCGGGGTGAGTCAGGCCACTGTCGTTTCCTACACATTTCTGGCGTATTCCTCCGGTTTCATAGGCGCACTGCCGGGAAGTGTCGCATTTATGATGAGTATAAAGAGGGGAAAGAAAGATCCCCCCGGCGCATAG